The Manihot esculenta cultivar AM560-2 chromosome 11, M.esculenta_v8, whole genome shotgun sequence genome includes a region encoding these proteins:
- the LOC122721233 gene encoding glycine-rich RNA-binding protein 4, mitochondrial isoform X1 → MQCWSRCGVSLSSTVSLGRWLWTRHSCTKLFVGGLSYDTNETVLKDAFKQHGEIIEAVKIICDHVSGKSEGYGFVQFTSESAASTALKEMNDQFLDGRQIRVYFAKGR, encoded by the exons ATGCAGTGTTGGAGTCGTTGTGGTGTTAGTCTCTCCAGTACAGTTTCCTTAGGGAGATGGCTATGGACTCGCCATTCGTGCACCAAATTATTTGTTGGAG GGCTTTCATATGACACCAACGAAACTGTTTTGAAGGATGCTTTTAAACAGCATGGAGAAATAATTGAAG CAGTTAAAATTATATGTGATCATGTGAGTGGCAAGTCAGAAGGGTATGGATTTGTGCAGTTCACTTCTGAATCTGCAGCCTCGACTGCTTTGAAAGAAATGAATGATCAG TTTCTAGATGGTAGACAAATTCGTGTATATTTTGCGAAAGGGAGGTGA
- the LOC122721233 gene encoding glycine-rich RNA-binding protein 4, mitochondrial isoform X2, translated as MQCWSRCGVSLSSTVSLGRWLWTRHSCTKLFVGGLSYDTNETVLKDAFKQHGEIIEVKIICDHVSGKSEGYGFVQFTSESAASTALKEMNDQFLDGRQIRVYFAKGR; from the exons ATGCAGTGTTGGAGTCGTTGTGGTGTTAGTCTCTCCAGTACAGTTTCCTTAGGGAGATGGCTATGGACTCGCCATTCGTGCACCAAATTATTTGTTGGAG GGCTTTCATATGACACCAACGAAACTGTTTTGAAGGATGCTTTTAAACAGCATGGAGAAATAATTGAAG TTAAAATTATATGTGATCATGTGAGTGGCAAGTCAGAAGGGTATGGATTTGTGCAGTTCACTTCTGAATCTGCAGCCTCGACTGCTTTGAAAGAAATGAATGATCAG TTTCTAGATGGTAGACAAATTCGTGTATATTTTGCGAAAGGGAGGTGA
- the LOC110626920 gene encoding actin-depolymerizing factor 2, with translation MANAASGMAVHDDCKLRFLELKAKRTYRSIVFKIEEKQKQVIVEKLGEPTQSYEDFTASLPADECRYAVYDFDFVTEENCQKSRIFFIAWSPDTSRVRSKMIYASSKDRFKRELDGIQVELQATDPTEMGLDVIRSRAS, from the exons ATG GCCAATGCAGCTTCTGGAATGGCTGTGCATGATGACTGCAAGCTAAGGTTTTTGGAGCTGAAGGCTAAACGAACTTACCGCTCCATAGTTTTTAAGATTGAGGAAAAACAAAAGCAGGTTATTGTGGAAAAGCTAGGTGAGCCAACACAAAGTTATGAGGATTTTACAGCAAGCCTCCCTGCTGATGAGTGCCGATATGCTGTTTATGATTTTGACTTTGTGACTGAAGAGAATTGCCAAAAAAGCAGAATTTTCTTCATTGCATG GTCTCCTGACACTTCAAGGGTGAGAAGCAAAATGATCTATGCAAGTTCTAAGGACCGGTTCAAGAGAGAACTGGATGGTATTCAGGTAGAGTTGCAGGCAACTGATCCAACTGAAATGGGCCTTGATGTCATTAGGAGCCGTGCCAGCTAA
- the LOC110626310 gene encoding cold-inducible RNA-binding protein isoform X4, producing MAKRLSSQLFVSRLSFYTTNQKLEQLFSPFGVVKEARLVVDPETRKPRGFGFVTFDSESQARKALKAMNGREVLGNKENSDVI from the exons ATGGCAAAACGACTCAGCTCGCAGCTCTTTGTTAGCA GATTATCGTTCTACACCACAAATCAGAAACTGGAACAATTGTTTTCACCATTTGGAGTTGTGAAAGAAG CTCGGCTTGTTGTAGATCCAGAAACTCGAAAACCTAGGGGATTCGGTTTCGTTACCTTTGATTCTGAGAGCCAGGCACGCAAGGCGTTGAAAGCCATGAATGGCAGA GAGGTTTTGGGGAATAAGGAAAATTCTGATGTTATTTGA
- the LOC110626310 gene encoding cold-inducible RNA-binding protein isoform X2, which translates to MAKRLSSQLFVSRLSFYTTNQKLEQLFSPFGVVKEARLVVDPETRKPRGFGFVTFDSESQARKALKAMNGRIVDGRLIFVEFAESTEPADDSIN; encoded by the exons ATGGCAAAACGACTCAGCTCGCAGCTCTTTGTTAGCA GATTATCGTTCTACACCACAAATCAGAAACTGGAACAATTGTTTTCACCATTTGGAGTTGTGAAAGAAG CTCGGCTTGTTGTAGATCCAGAAACTCGAAAACCTAGGGGATTCGGTTTCGTTACCTTTGATTCTGAGAGCCAGGCACGCAAGGCGTTGAAAGCCATGAATGGCAGA ATAGTTGATGGCAGGCTGATATTCGTGGAATTTGCAGAAAGTACAGAACCAGCAGATGATTCCATCAATTGA
- the LOC110626310 gene encoding cold-inducible RNA-binding protein isoform X3 — translation MAKRLSSQLFVSRLSFYTTNQKLEQLFSPFGVVKEARLVVDPETRKPRGFGFVTFDSESQARKALKAMNGRALFPSKVSSFNLDS, via the exons ATGGCAAAACGACTCAGCTCGCAGCTCTTTGTTAGCA GATTATCGTTCTACACCACAAATCAGAAACTGGAACAATTGTTTTCACCATTTGGAGTTGTGAAAGAAG CTCGGCTTGTTGTAGATCCAGAAACTCGAAAACCTAGGGGATTCGGTTTCGTTACCTTTGATTCTGAGAGCCAGGCACGCAAGGCGTTGAAAGCCATGAATGGCAGA GCTCTTTTCCCTTCAAAAGTTTCTAGCTTCAATTTAG ATAGTTGA
- the LOC110626310 gene encoding cold-inducible RNA-binding protein isoform X5 has product MAKRLSSQLFVSRLSFYTTNQKLEQLFSPFGVVKEARLVVDPETRKPRGFGFVTFDSESQARKALKAMNGRLMAG; this is encoded by the exons ATGGCAAAACGACTCAGCTCGCAGCTCTTTGTTAGCA GATTATCGTTCTACACCACAAATCAGAAACTGGAACAATTGTTTTCACCATTTGGAGTTGTGAAAGAAG CTCGGCTTGTTGTAGATCCAGAAACTCGAAAACCTAGGGGATTCGGTTTCGTTACCTTTGATTCTGAGAGCCAGGCACGCAAGGCGTTGAAAGCCATGAATGGCAGA TTGATGGCAGGCTGA
- the LOC110626310 gene encoding cold-inducible RNA-binding protein isoform X1, producing the protein MAKRLSSQLFVSRLSFYTTNQKLEQLFSPFGVVKEARLVVDPETRKPRGFGFVTFDSESQARKALKAMNGRGRVIDDNGLPRLSTSNTCKQREKAY; encoded by the exons ATGGCAAAACGACTCAGCTCGCAGCTCTTTGTTAGCA GATTATCGTTCTACACCACAAATCAGAAACTGGAACAATTGTTTTCACCATTTGGAGTTGTGAAAGAAG CTCGGCTTGTTGTAGATCCAGAAACTCGAAAACCTAGGGGATTCGGTTTCGTTACCTTTGATTCTGAGAGCCAGGCACGCAAGGCGTTGAAAGCCATGAATGGCAGA GGTAGGGTTATTGATGACAATGGGCTTCCAAGATTGAGCACGTCCAATACCTGCAAGCAAAGAGAAAAAGCTTACTGA
- the LOC110626311 gene encoding histone H2A has protein sequence METGGKVKKGAGGRKGGGPKKKPTSRSVRAGLQFPVGRIGRYLKKGRYSQRVGTGAPVYLAAVLEYLAAEVLELAGNAARDNKKNRIIPRHVLLAVRNDEELGKLLAGVTIAHGGVLPNINPVLLPKKTEKATKEPKSPSKATKSPKKA, from the exons ATGGAAACCGGAGGGAAAGTGAAAAAGGGAGCCGGAGGGAGGAAAGGTGGAGGGCCAAAGAAGAAGCCCACTTCTAGATCGGTCAGGGCGGGTTTGCAGTTTCCCGTTGGGAGAATCGGGCGGTATTTGAAGAAAGGAAGATATTCGCAGCGGGTCGGAACTGGGGCTCCAGTTTACTTGGCCGCCGTTCTGGAGTATCTAGCTGCTGAA GTGCTGGAATTGGCTGGAAATGCAGCAAGAGACAACAAGAAGAACAGAATAATACCAAGGCATGTATTGCTTGCTGTGAGAAACGATGAAGAGCTTGGAAAGTTGCTTGCAGGTGTAACAATTGCTCATGGAGGTGTACTTCCCAATATTAATCCTGTTCTGTTGCCCAAAAAGACTGAGAAAGCCACCAAGGAACCCAAGTCACCATCTAAAGCCACTAAATCTCCCAAGAAGGCTTAG